Proteins from a genomic interval of Oncorhynchus nerka isolate Pitt River linkage group LG13, Oner_Uvic_2.0, whole genome shotgun sequence:
- the LOC135574663 gene encoding keratin-associated protein 9-1-like, which produces MPHTDTHTHTHTHTHTHTPAVSPCCIPLLYRLAVSPCCIPLLYPLAVSSCCIPLLYPLAVSPCCIPLLYPLAVSPCCIPLLYPLAVSSCCIPLLYRLAVSPCCIPLLYPLAVSPCCIALLYPLPVSPCCIPLLYCLAVSPCCIPLLYPLAVSSCCIVLLYPLAVSPCCIPLLYRLAVSPCCIPLLYPLAVSPCCIPFLYRLAVSPSCIVLLYRLAVSSCCIPLLYPLAVSPCCIPLLYRLAVSSCCIPLLYPLAVSPCCIPFLYRLAVSSCCIPLLYPLALSPSCIPFLYPLPVSSCCIVLLYRLAVSSCCDCETPRDITSAELDSRQRSSSHQMFIL; this is translated from the coding sequence atgccacacacagacacacacacacacacacacacacacacacacacacacactccagctgTATCGCCTTGCTGTATCCCCTTGCTGTATCGTCTTGCTGTATCCCCTTGCTGTATCCCCTTGCTGTATCCCCTTGCTGTATCGTCTTGCTGTATCCCCTTGCTGTATCCCCTTGCTGTATCGCCTTGCTGTATCCCCTTGCTGTATCCCCTTGCTGTATCGCCTTGCTGTATCCCCTTGCTGTATCCCCTTGCTGTATCGTCTTGCTGTATCCCCTTGCTGTATCGCCTTGCTGTATCCCCTTGCTGTATCCCCTTGCTGTATCCCCTTGCTGTATCCCCTTGCTGTATCGCCTTGCTGTATCCCCTTCCTGTATCGCCTTGCTGTATCCCCTTGCTGTATTGTCTTGCTGTATCCCCTTGCTGTATCCCCTTGCTGTATCCCCTTGCTGTATCGTCTTGCTGTATCGTCTTGCTGTATCCCCTTGCTGTATCCCCTTGCTGTATCCCCTTGCTGTATCGCCTTGCTGTATCCCCTTGCTGTATCCCCTTGCTGTATCCCCTTGCTGTATCGCCTTGCTGTATCCCCTTCCTGTATCGCCTTGCTGTATCCCCTTCCTGTATCGTCTTGCTGTATCGTCTTGCTGTATCGTCTTGCTGTATCCCCTTGCTGTATCCCCTTGCTGTATCCCCTTGCTGTATCCCCTTGCTGTATCGCCTTGCTGTATCGTCTTGCTGTATCCCCTTGCTGTATCCCCTTGCTGTATCCCCTTGCTGTATCCCCTTCCTGTATCGTCTTGCTGTATCGTCTTGCTGTATCCCCTTGCTGTATCCCCTTGCTCTATCCCCTTCCTGTATCCCCTTCCTGTATCCCCTTCCTGTATCGTCTTGCTGTATCGTCTTGCTGTATCGTCTTGCTGTATCGTCTTGCTGTGATTGTGAAACTCCCAGGGATATTACGTCTGCTGAACTTGATTCTAGACAGAGATCCTCCTCCCATCAAATGTTTATACTATAG